The Pseudophryne corroboree isolate aPseCor3 chromosome 2, aPseCor3.hap2, whole genome shotgun sequence genome has a segment encoding these proteins:
- the ATP1A1 gene encoding sodium/potassium-transporting ATPase subunit alpha-1: MGYGAGRDQYEPAATSEHGAKKKSKKSKAKAKEKDMDELKKEVSMEEHKMTLDELHRKFGTDLARGLTTARAAEILARDGPNALTPPPTTPEWVKFCRQLFGGFSMLLWIGAILCFLAYGIQAATEEEPQNDNLYLGVVLSAVVIITGCFSYYQEAKSSKIMESFKNMVPQQALVIRSGEKLSINAEEVVVGDLVEVKGGDRIPADLRIISASGCKVDNSSLTGESEPQTRSPEFTNENPLETRNIAFFSTNCVEGTARGIVVNTGDRTVMGRIATLASGLEGGRTPIAVEIEHFIHIITGVAVFLGVSFFILSLILQYSWLEAVIFLIGIIVANVPEGLLATVTVCLTLTAKRMARKNCLVKNLEAVETLGSTSTICSDKTGTLTQNRMTVAHMWFDNQIHEADTTENQSGASFDKTSLTWTALSRVAGLCNRAVFQAGQENTPILKRDVAGDASESALLKCIELCCGSVRDMRDKNLKVSEIPFNSTNKYQLSVHKNANPSESRYLLVMKGAPERILDRCSTILMQGKEQPLDEEMKDAFQNAYLELGGLGERVLGFCHLALPDDQFPEGFSFDSEEVNFPTENLCFVGLISMIDPPRAAVPDAVGKCRSAGIKVIMVTGDHPITAKAIAKGVGIISEGNETVEDIAARLNIPVNQVNPRDAKACVIHGSDLKDMTPEQIDDILRYHTEIVFARTSPQQKLIIVEGCQRQGAIVAVTGDGVNDSPALKKADIGIAMGIAGSDVSKQAADMILLDDNFASIVTGVEEGRLIFDNLKKSIAYTLTSNIPEITPFLIFIIANIPLPLGTVTILCIDLGTDMVPAISLAYEQAESDIMKRQPRNPKTDKLVNERLISMAYGQIGMIQALGGFFTYFVILAENGFLPWTLLGIRVNWDDRWVNDVEDSYGQQWTYEQRKIVEFTCHTSFFVSIVVVQWADLIICKTRRNSVFQQGMKNKILIFGLFEETALAAFLSYCPGMDVALRMYPLKPTWWFCAFPYSLIIFIYDEIRKLIIRRSPGGWVEKETYY, encoded by the exons ATGGGATACGGG GCCGGACGCGATCAGTATGAGCCCGCAGCCACATCCGAACATGGCGCCAAGAAGAAGAGCAAGAAGAGCAAGGCAAAAGCAAAGGAGAAAGACATGGATGAGCTGAAGAAGGAGGTGTCCATG GAGGAACACAAGATGACCCTCGATGAATTGCACCGCAAGTTTGGAACGGATCTTGCACGG GGTCTTACAACAGCTCGGGCCGCGGAGATCCTGGCACGAGATGGTCCGAACGCTCttacccctccccccaccactCCTGAATGGGTGAAGTTCTGCCGTCAGTTGTTTGGGGGGTTCTCTATGCTGCTGTGGATAGGGGCTATTCTCTGCTTCCTGGCGTATGGAATCCAGGCCGCCACAGAGGAGGAACCCCAGAATGATAAT CTCTACCTCGGTGTTGTCCTGTCGGCCGTCGTCATCATCACCGGCTGCTTCTCCTACTACCAGGAGGCAAAGAGCTCGAAGATCATGGAGTCCTTCAAGAACATGGTTCCTCAG CAAGCCCTGGTGATACGTAGTGGCGAGAAGTTGAGCATTAATGCGGAGGAGGTGGTCGTGGGGGATCTTGTGGAAGTGAAGGGAGGAGATCGTATCCCAGCAGATCTCCGGATCATTTCTGCCTCCGGCTGCAAG GTGGATAACTCCTCCCTCACTGGAGAGTCTGAGCCGCAGACCCGGTCTCCCGAGTTCACCAATGAAAACCCCCTGGAGACCCGGAACATTGCCTTCTTCTCCACAAACTGTGTGGAAG GCACTGCCCGTGGTATTGTCGTGAACACCGGTGACCGCACAGTGATGGGACGTATCGCAACCCTGGCGTCTGGTCTGGAGGGTGGCCGCACCCCTATTGCCGTTGAAATTGAGCATTTCATTCATATCATCACTGGTGTGGCGGTCTTCCTGGGCGTCAGCTTCTTCATCCTGTCGCTCATCTTGCAGTACAGTTGGCTGGAGGCCGTCATCTTCCTCATTGGTATCATTGTAGCCAACGTGCCCGAGGGTCTGCTGGCCACAGTCACG GTGTGCCTTACCCTCACTGCCAAGCGCATGGCGCGCAAAAACTGCCTGGTGAAGAATCTGGAAGCCGTGGAAACTCTTGGTTCTACATCCACCATCTGCTCGGACAAGACCGGGACCCTCACTCAGAACCGTATGACCGTGGCGCACATGTGGTTTGACAATCAGATCCATGAAGCAGATACCACAGAGAATCAGAGCG GTGCCTCCTTCGACAAAACCTCCTTGACCTGGACTGCATTGTCTCGTGTTGCTGGTCTGTGTAACAGGGCGGTGTTTCAGGCCGGGCAGGAGAACACCCCGATTCTGAAG AGGGACGTTGCTGGTGATGCCTCGGAGTCTGCGCTACTGAAGTGCATAGAGCTGTGCTGCGGATCCGTGAGAGACATGAGGGACAAGAACCTGAAAGTGTCTGAGATCCCCTTCAACTCCACCAATAAGTACCAG CTGTCCGTGCACAAGAATGCCAATCCCTCGGAATCTCGTTACTTGCTGGTAATGAAGGGGGCTCCTGAGAGGATCCTGGACCGCTGCTCCACCATCTTAATGCAGGGGAAAGAGCAACCTTTGGATGAGGAGATGAAGGATGCCTTCCAGAATGCCTACCTGGAGCTCGGAGGCCTGGGCGAGAGAGTGCTTG GGTTCTGCCACCTGGCTCTTCCCGATGACCAGTTCCCAGAAGGCTTCAGCTTTGACTCAGAAGAGGTGAATTTCCCAACCGAGAACCTGTGCTTTGTCGGTCTGATCTCCATGATTGATCCCCCTCGTGCTGCTGTGCCAGATGCCGTCGGGAAATGTCGAAGTGCCGGTATCAAG GTTATCATGGTGActggtgaccacccaatcaccgcaAAGGCCATCGCTAAGGGAGTGGGCATAATTTCCGAGGGTAATGAGACTGTGGAAGACATTGCAGCCAGACTTAACATCCCGGTGAACCAGGTTAATCCCAG AGATGCCAAGGCCTGCGTGATTCATGGCTCTGACCTCAAGGACATGACTCCTGAACAGATTGATGACATCCTCCGATACCACACAGAGATAGTCTTTGCCAGAACATCCCCTCAACAGAAGCTGATCATCGTGGAAGGCTGTCAGAGACAG GGTGCCATTGTGGCGGTGACCGGTGATGGTGTGAAcgactccccagccctgaagaaggCCGACATTGGTATTGCTATGGGCATTGCCGGCTCGGACGTCTCCAAACAGGCCGCCGACATGATTCTCCTGGACGATAACTTTGCCTCTATTGTCACTGGTGTGGAAGAAG GACGTTTAATTTTTGACAACCTGAAGAAGTCTATCGCTTACACGCTGACCAGTAACATCCCAgagatcacacctttcctcatcttcATCATCGCCAACATCCCCCTACCGCTGGGTACAGTTACCATCCTCTGTATtgatcttggaacagacatg GTCCCCGCCATCTCCCTGGCTTATGAGCAAGCGGAGAGTGACATCATGAAGAGACAGCCTAGAAATCCCAAGACTGACAAGCTGGTGAACGAGCGTCTGATCAGTATGGCGTACGGGCAGATCG GTATGATCCAGGCCCTGGGTGGTTTCTTCACCTACTTTGTGATCTTGGCGGAGAACGGCTTCCTGCCCTGGACGCTGCTCGGTATCCGAGTGAATTGGGACGACCGGTGGGTGAACGATGTGGAAGACAGCTACGGGCAGCAGTGG ACTTATGAGCAGAGGAAGATTGTGGAGTTCACCTGTCACACATCGTTCTTCGTCAGCATCGTGGTTGTCCAGTGGGCCGACTTGATCATCTGTAAGACCAGAAGGAACTCTGTCTTCCAGCAAGGCATGAA GAACAAGATCCTCATCTTTGGGCTGTTTGAAGAGACTGCCCTGGCCGCCTTCTTATCATACTGCCCAGGGATGGACGTGGCCCTGCGCATGTACCCACTCAA ACCAACGTGGTGGTTCTGTGCCTTCCCATACTCGCTGATCATCTTCATATATGATGAAATCCGTAAACTGATCATCAGACGCAGTCCAGGCG GCTGGGTGGAGAAAGAAACCTATTATTAA